Proteins encoded together in one Salmo trutta chromosome 3, fSalTru1.1, whole genome shotgun sequence window:
- the LOC115179548 gene encoding pleckstrin homology domain-containing family F member 2 isoform X3, which yields MVDRLANSEANSKRIQVVEGCFGAAGQPLVIPGRVLIGEGVLTKLCRKKPKARQFFLFNDILVYGNIVIQKKKYNKQHIIPLESVTIDTVADEGDLRNGWLIKTPTKSFAVYAATATEKSEWMSHIGKCVGDLLEKSGKAPTGEHAAVWIPDSEATLCMRCQKIKFTPLSRRHHCRKCGYVVCGPCSDKKFLLPSQSSKPVRVCEFCYLQLASAGGGTGLGPRSDSYSRSGSKFNNVSDDEDEEDSSD from the coding sequence ATGGTGGACCGGCTGGCGAACAGCGAGGCCAACTCCAAGCGGATCCAGGTAGTCGAGGGCTGCTTCGGCGCAGCGGGCCAGCCACTGGTCATACCGGGCCGGGTACTCATCGGTGAGGGTGTGCTCACCAAGCTGTGTCGCAAGAAGCCCAAGGCGCGCCAGTTCTTCCTGTTCAACGACATCCTGGTGTACGGCAACATTGTCATCCAGAAGAAGAAGTACAACAAGCAGCACATCATCCCGCTGGAGAGCGTCACCATCGACACGGTGGCTGATGAAGGCGACCTGCGGAACGGCTGGCTCATCAAGACACCCACCAAGTCCTTCGCTGTCTACGCGGCCACCGCTACCGAGAAGTCAGAGTGGATGAGCCACATCGGCAAGTGCGTGGGCGACCTGTTGGAGAAGAGTGGCAAGGCGCCGACTGGCGAGCACGCTGCCGTCTGGATACCAGACTCAGAGGCGACCCTCTGCATGCGCTGCCAGAAGATCAAGTTCACGCCCCTCAGCCGCCGCCACCACTGCCGCAAGTGCGGCTATGTGGTTTGTGGCCCGTGCTCTGACAAGAAATTCCTGCTGCCCAGCCAGTCGTCCAAGccggtgcgtgtgtgtgagttctGTTACCTGCAGCTGGCCTCCGCAGGAGGGGGGACGGGCTTAGGCCCACGCTCGGACTCCTACAGCCGGTCAGGGTCAAAGTTCAACAACGTGTCGGACGACGAAGATGAGGAGGACAGCAGTGACTGA
- the LOC115179548 gene encoding pleckstrin homology domain-containing family F member 2 isoform X1: protein MGGEAKMVDRLANSEANSKRIQVVEGCFGAAGQPLVIPGRVLIGEGVLTKLCRKKPKARQFFLFNDILVYGNIVIQKKKYNKQHIIPLESVTIDTVADEGDLRNGWLIKTPTKSFAVYAATATEKSEWMSHIGKCVGDLLEKSGKAPTGEHAAVWIPDSEATLCMRCQKIKFTPLSRRHHCRKCGYVVCGPCSDKKFLLPSQSSKPVRVCEFCYLQLASAGGGTGLGPRSDSYSRSGSKFNNVSDDEDEEDSSD, encoded by the coding sequence gCGAGGCTAAGATGGTGGACCGGCTGGCGAACAGCGAGGCCAACTCCAAGCGGATCCAGGTAGTCGAGGGCTGCTTCGGCGCAGCGGGCCAGCCACTGGTCATACCGGGCCGGGTACTCATCGGTGAGGGTGTGCTCACCAAGCTGTGTCGCAAGAAGCCCAAGGCGCGCCAGTTCTTCCTGTTCAACGACATCCTGGTGTACGGCAACATTGTCATCCAGAAGAAGAAGTACAACAAGCAGCACATCATCCCGCTGGAGAGCGTCACCATCGACACGGTGGCTGATGAAGGCGACCTGCGGAACGGCTGGCTCATCAAGACACCCACCAAGTCCTTCGCTGTCTACGCGGCCACCGCTACCGAGAAGTCAGAGTGGATGAGCCACATCGGCAAGTGCGTGGGCGACCTGTTGGAGAAGAGTGGCAAGGCGCCGACTGGCGAGCACGCTGCCGTCTGGATACCAGACTCAGAGGCGACCCTCTGCATGCGCTGCCAGAAGATCAAGTTCACGCCCCTCAGCCGCCGCCACCACTGCCGCAAGTGCGGCTATGTGGTTTGTGGCCCGTGCTCTGACAAGAAATTCCTGCTGCCCAGCCAGTCGTCCAAGccggtgcgtgtgtgtgagttctGTTACCTGCAGCTGGCCTCCGCAGGAGGGGGGACGGGCTTAGGCCCACGCTCGGACTCCTACAGCCGGTCAGGGTCAAAGTTCAACAACGTGTCGGACGACGAAGATGAGGAGGACAGCAGTGACTGA
- the LOC115164982 gene encoding serine/threonine-protein kinase pim-3-like isoform X1, translating to MLSLTVCPSLSVLPIVPNSSDQGWGLNGGGRRKRKRSGFHNAKTASPDLECNGSKEPKAFQELFAVPAPPAPKVLCRRTGNVSQRCNAVTSRAWAPGRGGWMEPVGHGPALNQTQGPWPLCLVGAKDDYPSTSRPKATKRHRKARLEKLYVKGTLLGKGGYGSVYAGTRKSDGMPVAIKYVSKAQAEEELDIPGQEGPLPLEVALMKQVNVAPQCPYIMQLLEWFDQPSRYIMVLERPEPCQDLIAFCQDRGGTMSEGLARQVMVQLLRALNHCSERGVLHRDVKPENLLIQTDSQHVKLFDFGCGDLLKNTAYKDFAGTLEYTPPEWFLHRQYLAGPATVWSVGITLYNLICGFLPFSTIRETIKGRVRFTKGLSPECRQLIRWCLSTKAADRPTMEQIQLHPWLL from the exons ATGTTATCATTAACTGTttgcccctccctctctgttctccctatAGTCCCCAACAGCTCTGACCAGGGTTGGGGTCTGAATGGAGGCGGCAGGCGGAAGAGGAAAAGGTCTGGGTTCCACAACGCCAAAACTGCTTCCCCCGACTTAGAATGTAACGGGTCCAAGGAGCCAAAGGCTTTCCAGGAGCTATTTGCTGTGCCGGCTCCCCCTGCACCCAAGGTCCTGTGCCGGCGTACAGGGAATGTTAGCCAGAGATGCAACGCTGTGACCTCCAGGGCCTGGGCCCCAGGCAGGGGGGGTTGGATGGAGCCTGTAGGCCATGGTCCAGCCCTGAACCAGACTCAAGGCCCCTGGCCACTGTGCCTGGTGGGGGCAAAGGATGACTACCCCTCCACTTCCCGCCCTAAAGCCACTAAACGCCACCGCAAAG CCCGGCTGGAAAAGCTGTATGTAAAGGGGACGTTGCTGGGGAAAGGGGGCTATGGCTCTGTCTATGCAGGGACCCGCAAATCTGACGGCATGCCG GTAGCCATCAAGTATGTGTCCAAGGCCCAAGCTGAGGAGGAGCTGGACATT CCTGGGCAAGAAGGGCCCCTGCCCCTGGAGGTGGCGTTGATGAAGCAGGTGAACGTGGCGCCACAGTGTCCCTACATCATGCAGCTGCTGGAGTGGTTTGACCAACCGTCGCGCTACATCATGGTGCTGGAGCGCCCCGAGCCCTGCCAGGACCTTATCGCCTTCTGCCAGGACCGGGGAGGCACCATGAGCGAGGGCTTAGCGCGCCAggtgatggtgcagctgttgaggGCGCTGAACCACTGCAGCGAGCGAGGGGTCCTGCACCGGGACGTCAAGCCAGAGAACCTGCTGATCCAGACTGACTCGCAGCACGTCAAGCTGTTCGACTTTGGCTGTGGAGACCTGCTGAAGAATACGGCCTACAAGGACTTTGCAG GCACCCTGGAGTACACCCCTCCAGAGTGGTTCCTACATAGACAGTACCTGGCAGGTCCAGCTACTGTCTGGTCGGTGGGCATCACCCTCTACAACCTGATATGTGGCTTCCTGCCCTTCAGCACCATCCGAGAAACCATCAAGGGCCGCGTGCGCTTCACCAAGGGACTGTCCCCCG AGTGCCGTCAGCTGATTCGCTGGTGCCTGAGCACTAAGGCAGCGGACCGACCAACCATGGAGCAGATCCAGCTCCATCCCTGGCTCCTGTGA
- the LOC115179548 gene encoding pleckstrin homology domain-containing family F member 2 isoform X2, producing the protein MSEAKMVDRLANSEANSKRIQVVEGCFGAAGQPLVIPGRVLIGEGVLTKLCRKKPKARQFFLFNDILVYGNIVIQKKKYNKQHIIPLESVTIDTVADEGDLRNGWLIKTPTKSFAVYAATATEKSEWMSHIGKCVGDLLEKSGKAPTGEHAAVWIPDSEATLCMRCQKIKFTPLSRRHHCRKCGYVVCGPCSDKKFLLPSQSSKPVRVCEFCYLQLASAGGGTGLGPRSDSYSRSGSKFNNVSDDEDEEDSSD; encoded by the coding sequence gCGAGGCTAAGATGGTGGACCGGCTGGCGAACAGCGAGGCCAACTCCAAGCGGATCCAGGTAGTCGAGGGCTGCTTCGGCGCAGCGGGCCAGCCACTGGTCATACCGGGCCGGGTACTCATCGGTGAGGGTGTGCTCACCAAGCTGTGTCGCAAGAAGCCCAAGGCGCGCCAGTTCTTCCTGTTCAACGACATCCTGGTGTACGGCAACATTGTCATCCAGAAGAAGAAGTACAACAAGCAGCACATCATCCCGCTGGAGAGCGTCACCATCGACACGGTGGCTGATGAAGGCGACCTGCGGAACGGCTGGCTCATCAAGACACCCACCAAGTCCTTCGCTGTCTACGCGGCCACCGCTACCGAGAAGTCAGAGTGGATGAGCCACATCGGCAAGTGCGTGGGCGACCTGTTGGAGAAGAGTGGCAAGGCGCCGACTGGCGAGCACGCTGCCGTCTGGATACCAGACTCAGAGGCGACCCTCTGCATGCGCTGCCAGAAGATCAAGTTCACGCCCCTCAGCCGCCGCCACCACTGCCGCAAGTGCGGCTATGTGGTTTGTGGCCCGTGCTCTGACAAGAAATTCCTGCTGCCCAGCCAGTCGTCCAAGccggtgcgtgtgtgtgagttctGTTACCTGCAGCTGGCCTCCGCAGGAGGGGGGACGGGCTTAGGCCCACGCTCGGACTCCTACAGCCGGTCAGGGTCAAAGTTCAACAACGTGTCGGACGACGAAGATGAGGAGGACAGCAGTGACTGA
- the LOC115164982 gene encoding serine/threonine-protein kinase pim-3-like isoform X2 — MITRSSQEVLSPVPNSSDQGWGLNGGGRRKRKRSGFHNAKTASPDLECNGSKEPKAFQELFAVPAPPAPKVLCRRTGNVSQRCNAVTSRAWAPGRGGWMEPVGHGPALNQTQGPWPLCLVGAKDDYPSTSRPKATKRHRKARLEKLYVKGTLLGKGGYGSVYAGTRKSDGMPVAIKYVSKAQAEEELDIPGQEGPLPLEVALMKQVNVAPQCPYIMQLLEWFDQPSRYIMVLERPEPCQDLIAFCQDRGGTMSEGLARQVMVQLLRALNHCSERGVLHRDVKPENLLIQTDSQHVKLFDFGCGDLLKNTAYKDFAGTLEYTPPEWFLHRQYLAGPATVWSVGITLYNLICGFLPFSTIRETIKGRVRFTKGLSPECRQLIRWCLSTKAADRPTMEQIQLHPWLL; from the exons ATGATTACTCGTAGCTCCCAGGAAGTTCTCTCTCCAG TCCCCAACAGCTCTGACCAGGGTTGGGGTCTGAATGGAGGCGGCAGGCGGAAGAGGAAAAGGTCTGGGTTCCACAACGCCAAAACTGCTTCCCCCGACTTAGAATGTAACGGGTCCAAGGAGCCAAAGGCTTTCCAGGAGCTATTTGCTGTGCCGGCTCCCCCTGCACCCAAGGTCCTGTGCCGGCGTACAGGGAATGTTAGCCAGAGATGCAACGCTGTGACCTCCAGGGCCTGGGCCCCAGGCAGGGGGGGTTGGATGGAGCCTGTAGGCCATGGTCCAGCCCTGAACCAGACTCAAGGCCCCTGGCCACTGTGCCTGGTGGGGGCAAAGGATGACTACCCCTCCACTTCCCGCCCTAAAGCCACTAAACGCCACCGCAAAG CCCGGCTGGAAAAGCTGTATGTAAAGGGGACGTTGCTGGGGAAAGGGGGCTATGGCTCTGTCTATGCAGGGACCCGCAAATCTGACGGCATGCCG GTAGCCATCAAGTATGTGTCCAAGGCCCAAGCTGAGGAGGAGCTGGACATT CCTGGGCAAGAAGGGCCCCTGCCCCTGGAGGTGGCGTTGATGAAGCAGGTGAACGTGGCGCCACAGTGTCCCTACATCATGCAGCTGCTGGAGTGGTTTGACCAACCGTCGCGCTACATCATGGTGCTGGAGCGCCCCGAGCCCTGCCAGGACCTTATCGCCTTCTGCCAGGACCGGGGAGGCACCATGAGCGAGGGCTTAGCGCGCCAggtgatggtgcagctgttgaggGCGCTGAACCACTGCAGCGAGCGAGGGGTCCTGCACCGGGACGTCAAGCCAGAGAACCTGCTGATCCAGACTGACTCGCAGCACGTCAAGCTGTTCGACTTTGGCTGTGGAGACCTGCTGAAGAATACGGCCTACAAGGACTTTGCAG GCACCCTGGAGTACACCCCTCCAGAGTGGTTCCTACATAGACAGTACCTGGCAGGTCCAGCTACTGTCTGGTCGGTGGGCATCACCCTCTACAACCTGATATGTGGCTTCCTGCCCTTCAGCACCATCCGAGAAACCATCAAGGGCCGCGTGCGCTTCACCAAGGGACTGTCCCCCG AGTGCCGTCAGCTGATTCGCTGGTGCCTGAGCACTAAGGCAGCGGACCGACCAACCATGGAGCAGATCCAGCTCCATCCCTGGCTCCTGTGA